Proteins co-encoded in one Sulfuricystis thermophila genomic window:
- the rsxG gene encoding electron transport complex subunit RsxG, translated as MNETAAPATAPSAPPPASAPRIALRTAAIMLAFTVVFTTLMAGVYQLTQPVLQATAADAKRRLIAEVLPPEDYDNDLLADALELPPIAELGTTEVTRLYRARKQGEPAALVFEAAALDGYSGRIGLILAVRADGRLAAVRVTQHKETPGLGDYIDPKKDKNKAQPWISQFAGRSLTDPPAAKWRVKKDGGVFDQRAGATISARAVTHATARALAWALAHGERLYTLPAGSTYQENGP; from the coding sequence ATGAACGAAACCGCTGCCCCTGCTACCGCGCCGTCAGCCCCCCCGCCCGCCAGCGCTCCGCGTATCGCGTTGCGCACGGCGGCGATCATGCTCGCCTTCACGGTGGTGTTCACCACCCTGATGGCCGGCGTCTACCAGCTCACCCAGCCGGTCCTGCAGGCCACCGCGGCCGACGCCAAACGCCGGCTGATCGCCGAAGTCCTGCCGCCGGAAGACTACGACAACGATTTACTTGCCGATGCCCTAGAACTACCCCCGATCGCCGAACTGGGCACGACCGAAGTCACCCGACTCTACCGCGCGCGCAAACAGGGCGAGCCGGCGGCTCTGGTGTTCGAAGCCGCCGCCTTGGATGGCTATTCCGGGCGCATCGGCCTGATCCTCGCCGTGCGCGCGGATGGACGGCTCGCCGCGGTGCGAGTGACACAACATAAGGAAACACCAGGACTTGGTGACTACATCGACCCGAAGAAAGACAAGAACAAGGCTCAGCCATGGATCAGCCAATTCGCCGGCCGCAGTCTTACGGACCCGCCGGCGGCCAAATGGCGTGTCAAGAAGGATGGTGGCGTGTTCGACCAGCGCGCTGGCGCGACGATTTCGGCGCGCGCCGTCACCCATGCCACGGCACGGGCACTCGCCTGGGCGCTGGCGCATGGCGAGCGGCTCTACACCCTGCCTGCCGGCTCGACTTACCAGGAGAATGGACCATGA
- a CDS encoding electron transport complex subunit E produces MSVYREITHNGLWKQNAILAQLLGLCPLLAVSSSMVNAVSLGLATILVMGLANFAVAMLRGFIPYEIRIPVFILVIASLVTVVDLLFNAYLHDLYLVLGIFIPLIVTNCIVLARVEAFAAKNSAGLAALDGAVMGVGFVWVIGLLGAIREFVGQGTLLSGIEMIIPGAHALQILPEDYPGFLIAILPPGAFFVLGLMIAARNWLDHRANERAKARLRAQQILQTAP; encoded by the coding sequence ATGAGCGTCTATCGCGAGATCACCCACAACGGTCTATGGAAGCAGAACGCCATCCTGGCGCAGCTGCTGGGACTGTGCCCGCTGCTCGCCGTCAGTAGCTCGATGGTGAATGCAGTCAGCCTCGGCCTGGCGACGATCCTCGTCATGGGGCTAGCGAACTTCGCCGTTGCCATGCTGCGTGGTTTCATTCCCTATGAGATCCGCATCCCGGTGTTCATTCTCGTCATCGCTTCGCTGGTGACGGTGGTGGATCTGCTGTTCAACGCCTATCTGCATGATCTCTATCTGGTACTCGGCATCTTCATCCCGCTGATCGTCACCAACTGCATCGTGCTGGCGCGCGTCGAGGCATTCGCCGCGAAAAATTCCGCGGGTCTGGCCGCCCTCGATGGCGCGGTGATGGGGGTGGGGTTCGTCTGGGTCATCGGCCTCTTGGGCGCGATCCGCGAATTCGTCGGTCAGGGCACGCTGCTCTCCGGCATCGAAATGATCATTCCGGGCGCCCATGCCCTGCAAATACTTCCAGAGGACTACCCCGGCTTCCTGATCGCCATCCTGCCGCCAGGCGCCTTCTTCGTGCTGGGTTTGATGATCGCCGCGCGCAACTGGCTCGACCATCGCGCCAACGAACGCGCGAAGGCAAGGCTGCGCGCCCAGCAAATCCTGCAAACAGCACCATGA
- a CDS encoding RnfABCDGE type electron transport complex subunit D — MAYAPHIAQPVSVRIVMLKVLAALIPGIVAYVWFFGPAILVQILLASLTALTAEALMLKLRGKPVLLFVTDGSALVTAWLVALTFPPIVPWWLTVTGVLIAIVVTKHLYGGLGQNPFNPAMVAFCAMIVAYPQLMSQWPRAEMNTFEPMLRAIFASDRQLDAIVMATPLDALRTILRDPEQRATIAGILGSHATFGNIGGRGWEWVAAGYLIGGLWLLQQRIITWHVPVAFAVTLALVATAFNIANPDRFVGANFHLFTGGAMLGAFFIATDPVSGSTTPLGKIIFAAGAALLTWIIRSFGAYPDGMAFAIVLMNLFVPLIDMLTQPKVFGHRRKSDR; from the coding sequence ATGGCCTACGCCCCCCACATCGCCCAACCGGTCAGCGTGCGCATCGTGATGCTCAAGGTGCTCGCCGCGCTCATCCCGGGCATCGTCGCCTACGTCTGGTTTTTTGGCCCGGCAATCCTGGTGCAGATTCTGCTGGCCTCGCTGACCGCGCTGACCGCCGAAGCGCTGATGCTCAAGCTGCGCGGCAAGCCAGTGTTGCTGTTCGTCACCGACGGCAGCGCACTGGTCACCGCCTGGCTGGTGGCGTTGACCTTTCCGCCGATCGTGCCATGGTGGCTGACGGTCACCGGCGTGCTGATCGCCATCGTCGTCACCAAACATCTCTATGGCGGTCTCGGCCAGAATCCCTTCAATCCGGCGATGGTCGCCTTCTGCGCGATGATCGTCGCCTATCCGCAGCTGATGTCGCAATGGCCACGCGCCGAAATGAACACCTTCGAGCCGATGCTACGGGCAATCTTCGCCAGTGACCGCCAGCTCGATGCGATCGTGATGGCCACACCGCTCGATGCCCTGCGCACCATCCTGCGCGATCCCGAACAGCGCGCCACCATCGCCGGCATCCTCGGTTCTCATGCCACCTTCGGCAACATCGGCGGCCGCGGTTGGGAATGGGTGGCCGCCGGTTACCTGATCGGCGGTCTGTGGCTGCTGCAGCAGCGCATCATCACCTGGCACGTGCCGGTCGCCTTCGCCGTGACCCTCGCTCTGGTCGCCACGGCTTTCAACATCGCCAATCCGGACCGCTTCGTCGGTGCCAATTTCCACCTGTTCACCGGCGGCGCGATGCTCGGCGCCTTCTTCATCGCCACCGACCCGGTCTCCGGCAGCACCACACCGCTCGGCAAGATCATCTTCGCCGCCGGCGCCGCACTGCTGACCTGGATCATCCGCAGCTTCGGCGCCTATCCCGACGGGATGGCTTTTGCCATCGTCCTGATGAACCTGTTCGTCCCGCTGATCGACATGCTCACCCAGCCAAAAGTCTTCGGCCACCGCAGGAAGTCAGACAGATGA
- the rsxC gene encoding electron transport complex subunit RsxC — protein MLELFGFPGGIKPDSHKEESAGTPIRQAPLPPLLVVPFRQSATGGVDIRVKAGERVLKGQCIGSAEGPFGTCVHAPTSGTVIAIEARTLPHPSALAAPCAIIEADGADAWRERVPLDAYSADPETVRSRIREAGIVGLGGAVFPSHVKMNARIDTLVINGAECEPWITCDDRLMRERAPMIVAGAAIIRHLMGAKRVLFGIEDNKPDAAAAMRTALQTAGHPEMQVVTVPTRYPAGGEKQLIHVLTGIEIPYGKLGPDFGVQCFNVGTAHAVARAVLHDEPLISRIVTLAGNYAWPGNVETLIGTPIDALLALGEPKPDTDRIVMGGPMMGFVLPDTSLPVVKATNCLLAMSPTLFPPPPPEMPCIRCGACTRACPMLLQPHELYWYARSKNFGKTQEYHLFDCIECGCCAYVCPAHIPLVDYYRFAKSEIRAREREKAAADRARERYEFRKYREEREKAEKAARLAAKAAETKAKLAQEGAAAVIAAAQSRAHPEGKDEA, from the coding sequence ATGCTTGAACTGTTCGGTTTCCCCGGCGGTATCAAGCCGGATTCGCACAAGGAAGAATCGGCAGGCACGCCGATCCGGCAGGCGCCATTGCCGCCTCTCCTGGTCGTGCCATTCCGCCAAAGCGCCACCGGAGGCGTCGACATCCGTGTCAAGGCTGGTGAGCGCGTGCTCAAAGGCCAATGTATCGGCAGCGCCGAAGGTCCGTTCGGCACCTGCGTGCATGCGCCGACCTCCGGCACGGTGATCGCCATCGAAGCACGCACCCTACCGCACCCTTCGGCGCTGGCGGCGCCCTGCGCGATCATCGAGGCGGACGGCGCCGATGCCTGGCGTGAACGCGTGCCGCTCGACGCTTATTCGGCTGATCCCGAAACGGTGCGCAGCCGTATCCGCGAAGCCGGCATCGTCGGTCTAGGCGGCGCGGTGTTTCCCAGCCACGTCAAGATGAACGCGCGCATCGACACCTTGGTGATCAACGGCGCCGAATGCGAACCGTGGATCACCTGTGACGACCGGCTGATGCGCGAACGCGCACCGATGATCGTCGCCGGCGCGGCGATCATCCGCCACCTGATGGGTGCGAAACGCGTGCTGTTCGGCATCGAGGACAACAAGCCCGACGCCGCGGCGGCGATGCGTACCGCGCTCCAGACCGCGGGCCATCCCGAGATGCAGGTGGTTACAGTGCCGACGCGTTACCCTGCAGGCGGCGAGAAGCAGTTGATCCACGTGCTGACCGGCATCGAAATCCCCTACGGCAAGCTGGGTCCGGATTTCGGCGTGCAATGCTTCAACGTCGGCACTGCCCATGCCGTGGCGCGCGCGGTATTGCACGACGAACCGCTGATCAGTCGCATCGTGACCCTCGCCGGCAATTACGCCTGGCCAGGCAACGTCGAGACGCTGATCGGCACGCCGATCGATGCGTTGCTCGCTCTTGGCGAACCCAAACCGGACACCGATCGCATCGTCATGGGCGGGCCGATGATGGGCTTCGTGCTGCCGGATACTTCGCTGCCGGTGGTCAAGGCAACCAACTGCCTGCTGGCGATGAGCCCGACACTGTTCCCGCCGCCGCCGCCCGAGATGCCCTGCATCCGCTGCGGCGCCTGCACGCGCGCCTGTCCGATGTTGCTGCAGCCGCACGAACTCTACTGGTACGCCCGGTCGAAGAATTTCGGCAAGACGCAGGAATACCATTTGTTCGATTGCATCGAATGCGGCTGCTGCGCCTATGTTTGTCCGGCGCACATTCCGCTGGTCGACTACTACCGTTTCGCAAAATCGGAGATCCGGGCCCGCGAACGCGAAAAGGCCGCCGCCGACCGGGCCCGCGAGCGCTACGAATTCCGCAAGTACCGCGAGGAACGCGAAAAGGCCGAGAAAGCCGCGCGGCTCGCAGCCAAGGCTGCCGAGACCAAAGCCAAGCTCGCCCAGGAAGGCGCCGCTGCGGTGATCGCCGCTGCGCAAAGCCGCGCGCATCCCGAAGGAAAGGACGAAGCCTGA